TGGAATTTTTTTACCTGTGCTCCCAACTGTTCCTTTTTTATTACTAGCTATATTTTGTTTTGGAAAATCTTCAGAAAAATATAAACAATGGATATTAAAAAACAAATATTTTGGAGAAAGTTTATCTAATTATTACGAGGGAAAAGGGCTTACAAAATTTGTAAAAATAAAGGCTATCCTATTTTTAACTTGTGGGATTGCTTTTTCCATATACAAATTAGAAAGTTTACATTTAAGAATATTTTTAGCTATTGTTTGGCTTGCTGTAAGCCTGCATATAATTATGCTTAAAAATAAATAAAGTCTCTTAACAGG
Above is a window of Fusobacterium massiliense DNA encoding:
- a CDS encoding YbaN family protein, producing MKNIKKKIYLVLGFISVALGSVGIFLPVLPTVPFLLLAIFCFGKSSEKYKQWILKNKYFGESLSNYYEGKGLTKFVKIKAILFLTCGIAFSIYKLESLHLRIFLAIVWLAVSLHIIMLKNK